gtgtgtgtgtatttgagCGAGCCACTCCAAAAGCACTAGTAATGGTGATTCAAGATTAGAGTGGACTtcttttattgaatttaaatccTAGTGTATCAAAATATTGTCTATATTAAAGTAAGTAAAAGCTTTGCGTTTTATTTAAGCCACTTAGTCGGTAAACTTAATATGCTGGTCCCTAAATACAAGTGAATATTTATCCCCTTTTagtattaaaaattattagttTAACTCTGTCTATGGAGAGCTCCgtataaatgtttaaaaaatccTACATAGATTGCACTACCATATCTGTTACAAAAGTGTATAAAATTATAGTTCTGATAGGTCCACTCTAATCTACGTATGTACATGAACATGGATTAAGACATCGCACATCGAACATTGGAGGTACACCATTATTTCGCCTCCGCGATAATGTCCAGCAAAAAGGGTGTGTAGTAGGTGATGATGCAATCCGCACCAGCGCGCCGGAAGCCCTTCATGACCTCCAGTACGGCATCCTTGAGGTCAAAGGCTTGCGCCTTGGCAGCATGATACAACATAGCGTACTCCCCGGAAACCTGGTAAACGTACAGCGTGTGATACGGGTAGGAATCCTTTGTGGATCGGAGAATGTCCAGATAGGGCATTCCAGGTTTCACCATCAGCATGTCTGCGCCCTCGGCGACGTCGCGTTGAATGGCTCTCATGGCCAAGTTCCTGGAGCCACTGGGCAACTGATAGCACCTGCGGTCGCCGAATTTCGGTGCAGATTGCGCCGCCTCCCTGAAGGGTCCGTAGAAATTGGAGGTGAACTTGGCGGAGTACGCCAGCAGGGACACGCTGTTCATCTGGGCATCAATGAGGGCCTGCTTGATCGCCTTCACCCGGTTGTCCATCATGTCCGAAGGAGCCACTATGTGGGCTCCTGCTTTCGCATAAGCCACGGCAATCTCAGCTATCCGCTTTATGCTGGGTCCGTTCTCCAGCCCCGTTTCGCCCAGGAGACCACAATGACCGTGCGAGGAGTACGGGCAGATGCACACATCACAGGCTATCAGCAGATCCGGAAACCATTCCCGGAGCTTTGGCAGTGCTAGAACCACTGGATTCTTTGCGGAATCCGCATTGGAGGCCTGCTCATCCTTCAGCTCCGGCTCCACGACGCCAAAGAGCAGCACCGACGACAATCCCTTGGCCACCAGCGGCTCCAGGTGCTCCCTCAGGCGATTCAGTCCGAATCTCGAGATTCCCGGCATGCTGGCAATCGGCTGCACGTCGTCGTTGTTGCTCACGATGAACACCGGATACATGAGATTGTGCGGCGCTATCTCGCAGCCCGACTCCTGCAGCTGCCGCAGGGTGGGATGATGCATTCCGCTGTGCAGTTTCCTCTCCATTTTGTTCGCTTTGCTCCAGGTGAATATTAAAACCAACGTAACAAGTGAAATTAACGTCCAACTGCTTGGCACTTGGGCATATCTAGTGCGTGCTCTGTTGCACGCTTTCCAACACTGACAAGTGGGGGGAATAGGGTGGTTCACgataaaatttgaaattaaatgaagtaATTTAGAAACCTTgataacataaaataaattttgttcAGTAATTAGTGGTGAAACGGTTTGTTTGGCTTGTTATCCATTTTGATGTAAGACAGGCtaacactgcgtatgagtaatattaCTGAAGTATTGAGTAAAACCACAGTGATTATTTCTGCGTACgactatttatttaacttgTAGTTCTCCCGTTTAAAATGTTTGGTATCAATCGTTATTACAGCATTAAAAGTTGGTGTTTTCTGCTACGCGTCCTCACACCCACATGCACACATCCTCGATCGGGCCTTCCCCGCTTCACTTTGCCGGTTAATGGATATAACTAAACATATGCTCTACAATATATAGATTTACACGTTATACGAAATATTACAAATAGTTGGCCAACATGCTATGCTTAGGCGTAATTCAAATAAACACGAATACATAAGTTATTTTAGCCTTTTGGTTGTACTTTTCACTTAGTTTTAGCATTGAAATCAGTGGACGAGAAACGGAACTAAAGCCTAACTTAAGCGTAAACGAATTGGGTTCAGtatttggtttggttttcaATTGTAAGTAACAGCCATTGGAAGTGCGTGTTTTCTTCTGTTTGGGTTTCTTGTTGCGATGGTTTCGATGATGGCGATCAGCTTGTGCTTCAGACTCCGTGCTTTCTGGACTAAGAAACCAGTGTGTGATGGTAGTGCACACGCTTCTTTCGACGCCTTGGTCGCGGTTTCAATTGTCCCACGGCTCCACTTTTCATAGCTTCCTCCTCCTGAACTCCGATTGCTGCTCCGTGGATAGTGACTGTGTAGGAGTGCAGCTGGAGCATCTCCCCGACGGTTCCCGGTTCCTGACTTATGCTGTGTGATGCTGGTGTGTGACTGGCGGTTGGTGGTGCGCTAGAAGTAGCTACTGCTGCGGCTGTGGAGTTCACCTGAGCTTGTCAGGCGAAGGTCACTTGGTAGAAGAGCCACTCTTCCATGAACGACGGCACAAACGCCTTGGTGGTGGTGAACTTCACCTTCGGACGCAGCAAATTCAACTGCTCCTCGAACAGACGCAGCTGCACCTTGCAGGTGGAGCCATTGCCATGAGTCAAATACTTTCCATCGGGCTTTAGCACTTTGAAGGAGTGCTCAAAGATGGTACGAATAAAGTCCCAGGTCTCGCCCTCCGGGGCATCGGTTATGGGTATATCAGTGAGATCCCCAAACACGTAGTCGAACTTGCGGCCCTCGGCGATGAACTTCTTCAAGTACTCCACACAGTCGCCCACAATGATCTCGTACTGGTCGCTCTTGCGTTTCTCCAGCACATCGCCACAGATCACGTTGAGGTATTTGTTGCAGGTCTGCATCACAAGCTCATCGATCTCCAGCATCACCACGTGCTTTGGATTCTCCTTGAGTAGCTCGTACAGCAGCGCGCCATCGCCGCCGCCCAGGATACAGATCTCCTTGCCCTCGTAGTTCTCCACGCCGCGACACATCAGGGTCTCCGTGTAGATCAGATCGGATTCAGCAATGTCTGAAGGGGGAAATGgatcattaattttatttaaaaaagaatcgGAGCAGCTGAAGGCACCAATACCTTGTTAAAGCTTAATATACTTCTTTATAACAAACATCTAAGTAATAATATTACTATATAAAGTTTTAATTCCAGTCTATCAGTAATGTTTTCAAATTCAGCTTTAATATTGCTTTTTTTCAGACATATGATTCCCGTGAtagtaaatttttttatttttatttgtttaacaaGCAAATAGGAGCTCGTGATATggaatatttgtaatttaacaCTATAATAACAGTCCGTGATAcggaatatttatttttgtaattatgcGAGTGTTTGAACAAATAAAGcgaacaaaaatgaaaacaaatcgTTAAAAACCCCTAATCCTTTATATTTTTGATGCCCTTTTTTAAGGCAAATGCACGTGACCTTTTATGCGGCACTTTCACCAATCGATTGGTGACCCTGACACCGTTGGCACATCCATGTGTGCATCACATTCTGATGCCCGTGCGAAGCATGGTATACTTACTCTGCAGCTCGTCTAGGAGCAGCATGTTGCCCAGCGTCTTGGAGTGCATGATTTGAATCTTCTGGAAGGGCGAGCGCGCCTCGAAAACCACCTTGTCGATGTCGTACTCGATGATGCGCTCATCTGCGGAAGAGTGCCATGGATTAGTGATGCCTCAGTGGCTGCTTTAAATGCGATATTGTTATTGATTACTAGTACTGATTTCTGCTCAATTGTTAGGCGGCGCATGCAGAGAAATAAGTTTAAGACCAACGAATGCACTCTTACAGAAAAGTAAAAGAGATAGGCAAATCAGAAGGTAAATCAGAAGTAAATGACTGAAATGATCTATCATGCTGGGTGCCACTAGAAGAACTCTGATACAACAATCAGCTCGATGGTGCTGCATACGCTCAACGGTCATACGATCACACATTTCGGATGACATACAGTAGCGGTAGTACGAGTAGTAGTTGCTCTATTTGCGAATTTGCAATATGGTTAACCAAACGGATTTGGGTTTGCCTTACCTGACGATGGGAAGTACCTGGAGACATCGCCGCGCTTCAGCGTCGGCAGCTTCTGGGCCTTGATGGCCTTCAGTTTGATTGCCAGGACATTCTCCAGGCTCTTACCGCTCTGCGGATGTCCGTTCGTGTTCATAcagttttcattgttttattttaggATTTTAGACCGTGTTGTGGTGACAGTTTGGTTGTAGTGGTTGTAGTCGATTGTCAATAGTTGAGGAACCAATTTATGAGCGAGCGTACGACGTGGAGCGAGTACGAGATCGGGGCAGGTGACACATGTGCGTTGGGGCGTAAGTATAATTCAATAGTTTACACATTTATTCACAAGTTCGTGGCAATTTTGGTGAGTAATTTGGTCCAGGAGATGTGGCAGCGGTTGTTCATGATGATCGATGGATCGGTCGAGTGTCGATGGAATagatatgaaaataaaacgtaatttaaattaaataataatctCAGAACAGTGGGTATGCTAGGTGGCAGTGGTGCCAAGGAGCTTCTATAAAATCAGCGTGGATATATGGCAGCTATTATTAGAAAGTAAGGGATATAAACTATTACTAATTCCAGTGAAATAAAATGAGCAATTTGGCACCACTGCTACCAGGTAGAAGGCTCCTATTAAAGATTAGACAAACTAGCATGCAGGAGTGGCCTGGAAAAGTAATCCCCTAGGAGGTAACACGCTAGGCTAACATGATCAGTGGCTTTGGCAATGTGCAGAGCTTGGGAGGCGTTTCAAATTCTGGATTGGAAATGACGACTGGGTGAATTTACAGCGCCTGAGATACGGTGTCCAATTTATGTGATGAACATGAGGGTTTTTTTTAATcgagtattatttattttcagttttggttTGCGGTGGCGGCAATCGGAAATACTAGTGGAAAAACTGCACGGGTGTTCTAGATTCTGCAGTGGAATTTTGAAAGAGAATTTCGGCATATATTGCAATTGTAGGATTGTATGTGAAGTGAGTTCGAGTAGATAGATATagatacgagtatatatgtttatattcaTTGCAAATGGAACTAGCAGGAACTAAACTGGATTTGATTGAGTTGAGATTGAGATTTCATTGAGTTTGGTTGATTGTACATAAGTTGCATTGAGTTCGACCAACCTGAGCTAGTCATGTATATGTCGATATATCCGCCGCGCTTAATCGGGGGCAAGTACTTGGACCGATCGGAATCGAATTTCTGTCGCAGAATCAGTTCCATGGTGCGCATGGTCTGCAATGGTAATTCCATTATATTAAGGTCCTTGCATTAGCGACGGATGTGTATTGGATGTGCGCTGGCTGGGCACTCAGtatgaataaattataataatggAAGGTGACCTTCATCCGCGAGGAGGGAAACTATTCAAACGGCCCACCACTCACACCAATCGACGACACAGGCAGCCCGCCCGGCCCAAGAAAGGCTATTTTTAGGCCCAAATACTTGATACTTATGAAAAAGGAAAGTGAACagaacgaaacgaaacgataCGAAAAAGGGAATATACTCGCACAGCGAGCCATGCAAGTACATATATGCAATCTGGCgacatatttgtttatttgtttcatttgTGTGTTCAGCAGGCATAGGCATATTGCAAAATCGCAGAAATCACAATAGAAGGCTTAGCCACACGCGGCTTGCGAAATCCGCAAGCGAACAGCAAACACAGTCGCCATCAGAAAAACGATGCCGGCTAGATAAGGAAAGTTCCACACTAGCGAATAAAACAGCTGCGTTCAATAACATATAGCATATTGGCATTCCAAATGATACGGGGAAACAATAATGGGTCTGAAAGtaattttgcttaattttttaagCGATGATTTGATTAATCAAATTTACTTATAAAGCAGAAAGAAGCGTCTTAAGAACATTATCTTTGCTGCCTATCGAAAACAAtcattatattaaaattatacttttaattttcaatactCAAAATAATGTTCTTAGTTTCAGCAGTAGTTACACAATAGTAGCACAGGACAATTTTATACTTTTTGGCAGCTTTTAAAAGTTTCCGGTGCTATTTTGATAACCGTAGGTGTAGGTTAGATGTACTTAAATAAATGATGCAAGAAAATCGGAATAACTAAATCAAAATTTATATTCTTCGTTGTTCTACGTACATATGCTgattgtaattttaaaaaccttGTGATTTGTGGTATCAACGAAGTTCATGTTGACTTAGGTTTCTTTATATGCACATGCATACGTAGAGTAAAAAATTACGAGAAAGTTCATACACGAAATAAAGCGAGCCCAAGGGTTTAAACTGAAATCTGATTTTAGTGATAAGAGCCACCTATTCTGGGTGTTTTTTGAGGTTCATAAACCATGCCCCAAAGCGAAACGAATCCACGTGCTTCGCCCAAATGCGAAAATCATAAAAACGGGACCGGAACGGCGAGTTAACCTAGCAAAGCCCAGCTGAAAATGCTGTGTGATGTGTGTTATGTATGTTACAGAGGTGTTAGATAATAGAAACCAGGGAAAGTGATTCGATGGGGGCAGCCATCACTTGAGGCCAAGGGCGGACGAACTGACCCTGACCAAGTGCCGGGGATTTGAGCGCGGCGAGTGGTCAGGAACTCACAgagacagacacacacacccacccagTTGCCCACTTTCCatgcacacacccacacccacacccacatccactCCCACATGTATCATTTACCAACAACACTCGGGTCCAAGTGCGcggaaaatcaattttacCCGGTGGGCGGAAGACCCTTTCCCAAACTAATCAGCCGCGACACGGAAACTGGGTGGGTAAGTAAGAtgtgggtggtgctgctgttgggtGTTTGGTTGCTTACACAGCTTTTTCGTTTGAGTTTTCAAGGAATCTACATGGCACTGGGATACGTACGTCGAAGGATATGATGGGCTCCTTGCCGTCGGGCAGGAAGTACTCCACGTTGAGCGTCAGCAGGCCGTGCTGGAAGATGCGGCAGGTAATCACCGTGTCCTTGTTCTCGTGCAGCACCGCAAAGTAGCCGTTTTCCGGCGACTCCATCGAGTAGGCCAGCTCCAGCTGTGGGAacagctgctccagctcgtTACGCAGAATCTTGGCCACCTGGAGGCGCGCCTCCTCGTCGGCCGTTTTGTCCTTGTCCAGCGTAAAATCAAACAGTATCGTCTGGGCCGCCATCGTGCTAAACTTGCGCTAATCCGTTGAACAAAACCGTAGAACCGCGTACCGACCGAAACGAAATACTAGTGATGCGGCTTACGAGCACCGATAGCAAGTCGATTTCGATGGCACTTTTAGTGTGGCTGTGTCTGCAGTTTCTTAAGTATATACTAAATATGCAaaggtattttaaaatatgtttttaaatatttaataaattagcattattaatattaaattgtaGTTAGcttactttttaaaatattatataagtCTGTTTCTAAAATggttaaattaataattgtttgTTGTTCATATATTTGCCCTATTGATTGACTCTTTTAGCTGGAAATAACAAtttaatgaatatattttgGAAACTTGTTTAATGTCGTTAAGAATATGTGCTTACTTTCTTATTGGATTATTTGAAAGAAAGTATGCTACGTGTCACGAACCGAGCACCCCCGCAACTATCGATACTTCCACCCACTTATCGGCAGTTGACTGCCCACTTTTGCCACCCCTAAATCGCAGTTCCCACGGCGCGGTCCGCAGTTGCTCCGAGTTTTTGGGTGTAAACAACTTTAGAACGCGGTAAATCAtacaaaaattac
This portion of the Drosophila santomea strain STO CAGO 1482 chromosome 3L, Prin_Dsan_1.1, whole genome shotgun sequence genome encodes:
- the LOC120449146 gene encoding delta-aminolevulinic acid dehydratase, whose product is MERKLHSGMHHPTLRQLQESGCEIAPHNLMYPVFIVSNNDDVQPIASMPGISRFGLNRLREHLEPLVAKGLSSVLLFGVVEPELKDEQASNADSAKNPVVLALPKLREWFPDLLIACDVCICPYSSHGHCGLLGETGLENGPSIKRIAEIAVAYAKAGAHIVAPSDMMDNRVKAIKQALIDAQMNSVSLLAYSAKFTSNFYGPFREAAQSAPKFGDRRCYQLPSGSRNLAMRAIQRDVAEGADMLMVKPGMPYLDILRSTKDSYPYHTLYVYQVSGEYAMLYHAAKAQAFDLKDAVLEVMKGFRRAGADCIITYYTPFLLDIIAEAK
- the LOC120449145 gene encoding spermine synthase isoform X2; amino-acid sequence: MAAQTILFDFTLDKDKTADEEARLQVAKILRNELEQLFPQLELAYSMESPENGYFAVLHENKDTVITCRIFQHGLLTLNVEYFLPDGKEPIISFDSGKSLENVLAIKLKAIKAQKLPTLKRGDVSRYFPSSDERIIEYDIDKVVFEARSPFQKIQIMHSKTLGNMLLLDELQNIAESDLIYTETLMCRGVENYEGKEICILGGGDGALLYELLKENPKHVVMLEIDELVMQTCNKYLNVICGDVLEKRKSDQYEIIVGDCVEYLKKFIAEGRKFDYVFGDLTDIPITDAPEGETWDFIRTIFEHSFKVLKPDGKYLTHGNGSTCKVQLRLFEEQLNLLRPKVKFTTTKAFVPSFMEEWLFYQVTFA
- the LOC120449145 gene encoding spermine synthase isoform X1, with the protein product MAAQTILFDFTLDKDKTADEEARLQVAKILRNELEQLFPQLELAYSMESPENGYFAVLHENKDTVITCRIFQHGLLTLNVEYFLPDGKEPIISFDTMRTMELILRQKFDSDRSKYLPPIKRGGYIDIYMTSSDERIIEYDIDKVVFEARSPFQKIQIMHSKTLGNMLLLDELQNIAESDLIYTETLMCRGVENYEGKEICILGGGDGALLYELLKENPKHVVMLEIDELVMQTCNKYLNVICGDVLEKRKSDQYEIIVGDCVEYLKKFIAEGRKFDYVFGDLTDIPITDAPEGETWDFIRTIFEHSFKVLKPDGKYLTHGNGSTCKVQLRLFEEQLNLLRPKVKFTTTKAFVPSFMEEWLFYQVTFA